From one Plantibacter flavus genomic stretch:
- a CDS encoding BLUF domain-containing protein: MVHSETAVRSVTYVSRATSPLTQASLEALLVECRGNNERSGLTGMLAVRGDDFFQVVEGPDDAISALLDGLSRDARHTDMRVLNEETVPFRQFPDWRMRCERLDDYPVDEIPGFHAIGGGDDPAGSRTRGVLDLVRWLQLRAARALSERNPSAAS; the protein is encoded by the coding sequence GTGGTGCACTCCGAAACAGCGGTCCGGTCCGTGACCTACGTGAGCCGGGCGACGAGCCCGCTGACGCAGGCATCCCTCGAAGCGCTGCTCGTCGAGTGTCGCGGCAACAACGAGCGTTCCGGCCTGACCGGCATGCTCGCCGTGCGCGGCGACGACTTCTTCCAGGTGGTCGAAGGACCCGACGACGCCATCTCCGCGCTCCTGGACGGCCTCTCCCGTGACGCGCGCCACACGGACATGCGCGTCCTCAATGAGGAGACCGTGCCCTTCCGCCAGTTCCCGGACTGGCGGATGCGCTGCGAGCGCCTCGACGACTACCCGGTCGACGAGATTCCGGGATTCCACGCGATCGGCGGCGGCGACGATCCCGCGGGGTCGCGGACGCGAGGCGTCCTGGACCTGGTCCGCTGGTTGCAGCTTCGCGCGGCTCGGGCACTCTCCGAGCGCAACCCGTCGGCGGCCTCGTAG
- a CDS encoding excinuclease ABC subunit UvrA, whose translation MPENAPEASDPFVRVRGANENNLRNVDVDVPRDAIVAFTGVSGSGKSSLAFGTIFTEAQRRYLESVAPYARRLIQQGHDPHVDSISGLPPAVALQQRRGAPSSRSSVGTVTTLSNSLRMLFSRAGTFPEGFTTRLDSDAFSPNTAVGACPECHGIGVAHTVTEESLVPDPSLSIREGAIAAWPGAWQAKNLRDITIALGYDVDRPWRELDQEDRDWILFTEEQPVVQITPQRDRVAKPYNGMFWSAKQYVFHTLSDSKSQMMRNKVLQFVRSGPCPLCHGTGLRREALAVTFAGRTIAELNALPMTELAEVIRPTTELKDAAPALPTTLSGERTDVAVAITTDLLARIRVLTDLGLGYLGLGRVTTTLSPGEMQRLRLATQLRSGLFGVVYVLDEPSAGLHPADAEPLLEVLEQLKRSGNSVYVVEHNMDVVRNADWIVDVGPGAGEGGGDVLYSGAVEGLAEVEASATRPFLFHEQHGQAPARRALREARDWLEVEGITLHNLAGVDASIPLGTFVAVTGVSGSGKSTLVSRVLRDVVRDHLRADGRTTDDTADDDDEVPTETDATEGSGLAEATVPDGHADTLTVRRVRGLEHVDRLVRVDQKPIGRTPRSNLATYTGLFDAVRTAFAATDLARERGYTAGRFSFNVAGGRCETCLGEGFVSVELLFLPGSYGKCPTCNGARYNAETLEVTYDGKSIADVLALTVEQAAEFLAAVPAAARSLRTLLEVGLGYLRLGQPATELSGGEAQRIKLATELQRVRRGHTLYLLDEPTTGLHPADVRRLLAQLNALVDSGDTVVVVEHEMDVVAAADWVIDLGPSGGDAGGRIVAAGTPDAVAANPDSRTAPYLAKRLALLGAAPAASAADAAG comes from the coding sequence ATGCCCGAAAACGCCCCCGAAGCATCCGACCCGTTCGTCCGCGTCCGGGGAGCCAACGAGAACAACCTCCGCAACGTGGACGTCGACGTGCCGCGTGATGCGATCGTCGCCTTCACCGGGGTCTCCGGCTCGGGCAAGTCGTCGCTCGCGTTCGGCACCATCTTCACCGAGGCGCAGCGGCGGTACCTCGAGTCCGTCGCCCCATACGCCAGGCGACTGATCCAGCAGGGTCACGACCCGCACGTCGACTCGATCTCCGGCCTGCCACCGGCGGTCGCCCTGCAGCAGCGACGCGGCGCCCCCAGCTCGCGCTCCAGCGTCGGCACGGTGACGACCCTCTCGAACTCGCTCCGCATGCTCTTCTCGCGCGCCGGCACGTTCCCGGAGGGGTTCACGACCCGACTCGACTCCGACGCCTTCTCGCCCAACACCGCTGTCGGCGCTTGCCCGGAGTGCCACGGCATCGGCGTCGCGCACACGGTCACCGAGGAGTCCCTCGTGCCCGACCCGTCGCTGAGCATCCGTGAGGGAGCGATCGCCGCCTGGCCGGGAGCCTGGCAGGCGAAGAACCTCCGCGACATCACCATCGCCCTCGGATACGACGTCGACCGCCCCTGGCGGGAGCTCGACCAGGAGGACCGTGACTGGATCCTCTTCACCGAGGAGCAGCCGGTCGTGCAGATCACGCCGCAACGAGACCGCGTCGCCAAGCCGTACAACGGGATGTTCTGGAGCGCCAAGCAGTACGTCTTCCACACCCTCTCCGACTCGAAGAGCCAGATGATGCGGAACAAGGTGCTGCAGTTCGTGCGCTCGGGTCCGTGCCCGCTCTGCCACGGCACGGGACTCCGCCGCGAGGCGCTCGCGGTCACCTTCGCCGGCCGCACGATCGCGGAGCTCAACGCCCTGCCGATGACGGAGCTCGCCGAGGTCATCCGCCCCACCACTGAGCTGAAGGACGCGGCGCCCGCGCTCCCGACCACGCTCTCCGGCGAGCGCACCGACGTCGCCGTCGCCATCACGACCGATCTCCTCGCGCGCATCCGCGTGCTCACCGACCTCGGACTCGGCTACCTCGGGCTCGGGCGCGTGACGACGACGCTCTCCCCCGGCGAGATGCAACGGCTCCGGCTCGCGACCCAGCTGCGCTCCGGGCTCTTCGGCGTGGTCTACGTCCTCGACGAACCGTCAGCGGGTCTGCACCCGGCCGATGCGGAGCCCCTCCTCGAGGTGCTGGAGCAGCTGAAGCGCTCGGGCAACTCGGTCTACGTCGTCGAGCACAACATGGACGTCGTCCGGAACGCGGACTGGATCGTCGACGTCGGCCCCGGCGCAGGCGAGGGTGGCGGCGACGTGCTCTACAGCGGGGCCGTCGAGGGTCTCGCCGAGGTCGAGGCCTCGGCGACCCGCCCGTTCCTGTTCCACGAACAGCACGGTCAGGCTCCCGCGCGACGAGCACTCCGTGAGGCGCGCGACTGGCTCGAGGTGGAGGGCATCACGCTCCACAACCTCGCCGGCGTCGACGCCTCGATCCCCCTCGGGACCTTCGTCGCCGTCACCGGTGTCTCGGGTTCCGGCAAATCGACCCTCGTGAGCCGCGTCCTCCGCGACGTCGTGCGCGATCACCTGCGGGCAGACGGCCGGACGACGGACGACACCGCGGACGATGACGACGAGGTGCCCACCGAGACCGATGCGACCGAGGGTTCCGGCCTGGCGGAGGCGACGGTGCCGGACGGACACGCCGACACGCTCACCGTCCGTCGGGTGCGAGGCCTCGAGCACGTGGACCGCCTCGTCCGGGTCGACCAGAAGCCCATCGGTCGAACGCCGCGGTCGAACCTCGCGACCTACACCGGGCTGTTCGACGCCGTCCGCACCGCGTTCGCCGCCACGGACCTCGCCCGCGAGCGCGGGTACACGGCCGGCCGGTTCTCGTTCAACGTCGCGGGAGGTCGCTGCGAGACCTGCCTCGGTGAGGGCTTCGTGTCGGTCGAACTGCTGTTCCTCCCGGGCAGCTACGGGAAGTGCCCGACCTGCAACGGCGCCCGGTACAACGCCGAGACCCTCGAGGTCACCTACGACGGGAAGTCGATCGCAGACGTCCTCGCACTCACCGTCGAGCAGGCGGCCGAGTTCCTCGCGGCCGTCCCGGCGGCAGCACGCAGCCTCCGCACCCTGCTCGAAGTCGGCCTGGGATACCTGCGGCTCGGCCAGCCGGCCACCGAACTGTCGGGTGGCGAGGCGCAGCGCATCAAGCTCGCGACGGAACTCCAGCGGGTGCGACGCGGTCACACCCTGTACCTCCTCGACGAGCCGACGACCGGCCTCCATCCGGCCGACGTCCGTCGTCTCCTGGCGCAGTTGAACGCGCTCGTCGACTCCGGCGACACCGTCGTCGTGGTCGAGCACGAGATGGACGTCGTCGCGGCGGCCGACTGGGTGATCGACCTCGGACCGTCCGGTGGCGACGCTGGTGGACGCATCGTGGCCGCGGGCACCCCGGACGCCGTCGCCGCAAACCCCGACAGCCGCACCGCGCCCTACCTGGCGAAGCGACTGGCACTGCTCGGTGCGGCACCCGCGGCATCGGCGGCCGACGCCGCGGGGTGA
- a CDS encoding GNAT family N-acetyltransferase has product MTDFRTPRPLATGDVLSDFRCGVDVLDSWLRGYARNNDRSGGSKTMVSVTTEGRVAGYYCLSASSLVREDAPQRLAHRAPDPIPVVLIGRLAIDQAFTGLGLGTALLQHAVLQAISAAEIIGMRAILVHALTDDVIPFYERFGFERFPGSSRALYLLVSDARATLVG; this is encoded by the coding sequence TTGACTGACTTCCGGACTCCCCGGCCGCTCGCTACTGGAGACGTCCTCTCCGACTTCCGCTGCGGCGTCGACGTCCTCGACAGCTGGCTCCGTGGATACGCACGGAACAACGACCGCAGCGGTGGGTCGAAGACGATGGTCTCGGTGACGACCGAGGGTCGCGTCGCGGGTTACTACTGCCTCTCGGCGAGTTCGCTCGTTCGAGAAGATGCGCCGCAGCGGCTCGCGCACCGGGCACCCGATCCGATTCCCGTCGTCCTGATCGGCCGGCTCGCCATCGATCAGGCGTTCACCGGCCTCGGCCTTGGAACCGCCCTCCTGCAGCATGCCGTCCTTCAAGCGATCAGCGCGGCGGAGATCATCGGGATGCGAGCGATCCTGGTCCACGCCCTGACCGACGACGTCATCCCGTTCTACGAGCGATTCGGCTTCGAACGATTTCCTGGCTCGAGTCGCGCCCTGTACCTATTGGTCTCCGACGCACGCGCGACCCTGGTCGGCTGA
- a CDS encoding DUF1778 domain-containing protein gives MASPLKDKRIEVRVTSAQKDAIAAAAAIEGRSITDFTTSAATERAADVIRRERDIRVDAAAFEQFEAILERPARSIDGLRDLLNRPTIFVD, from the coding sequence ATGGCATCTCCACTGAAAGACAAGCGCATCGAGGTCCGCGTCACCAGCGCACAGAAGGACGCGATCGCCGCCGCCGCCGCGATCGAAGGTCGGTCCATCACCGATTTCACCACGTCCGCCGCTACGGAACGGGCGGCTGATGTCATCCGCCGTGAGCGCGACATCCGCGTGGACGCGGCCGCCTTCGAACAGTTCGAAGCGATCCTGGAACGCCCAGCGCGTTCGATCGACGGACTCCGCGACCTCCTGAACCGACCCACGATCTTCGTTGACTGA
- a CDS encoding dihydrofolate reductase family protein, protein MTRERSWHGCVFIGVSLDGFIAGPDGDLGWLTELEPRDHAADAPGRHPALDWDSFFPTIDTLVMGRTTYDTVLGFGEWPFEGKRVVVLSTTLETRDDRITVAGSLDEAAALLDEAGAGRVYVDGGRTIQAFLGAGLVDEITVSVAPVLIGSGARLFGDLDADVRLRLRGTHATPEDGLVRITYDVLPR, encoded by the coding sequence ATGACTCGCGAACGTTCCTGGCATGGCTGTGTCTTCATCGGGGTGAGCCTCGACGGGTTCATCGCGGGGCCCGACGGCGACCTCGGCTGGCTCACGGAGCTCGAGCCGCGGGATCATGCCGCGGATGCGCCGGGGAGGCACCCGGCGCTCGACTGGGATTCGTTCTTCCCGACGATCGACACCCTCGTGATGGGACGTACCACCTACGACACTGTGCTCGGCTTCGGCGAGTGGCCGTTCGAGGGCAAGCGGGTCGTCGTGCTGAGCACCACGCTCGAGACCAGGGACGACCGCATCACGGTCGCCGGGTCGCTCGACGAAGCGGCCGCCCTGCTCGACGAGGCCGGGGCCGGCCGCGTCTACGTCGACGGAGGCAGGACCATCCAGGCGTTCCTCGGTGCGGGCCTCGTCGACGAGATCACCGTGTCGGTCGCGCCGGTGCTCATCGGCTCGGGCGCCCGCCTCTTCGGCGACCTCGACGCCGACGTCCGTCTGCGGCTCCGCGGCACCCACGCGACGCCCGAGGACGGGCTCGTGCGCATCACCTACGACGTGCTGCCGCGCTGA
- a CDS encoding molybdenum cofactor biosynthesis protein MoaE has translation MSESTVPEVLALISESPLDAHAIEDFVAAPANGALVAFRGIVRDHDHGEAVDALDYRAHPDAQRFLEDCCRTVAAETGLRVAAAHRVGSLVVGDLALVAAVAAAHRAEAFAACERLVEEIKRTVPIWKRQYLADGETEWVGL, from the coding sequence ATGAGTGAGTCGACGGTCCCCGAGGTCCTGGCGCTCATCTCGGAGTCGCCCCTCGACGCGCACGCGATCGAGGACTTCGTCGCGGCGCCCGCCAACGGCGCACTCGTGGCCTTCCGAGGGATCGTGCGCGACCACGACCACGGCGAGGCGGTCGATGCCCTCGACTACCGCGCCCACCCCGACGCCCAACGGTTCCTCGAGGACTGCTGCCGGACGGTCGCCGCGGAGACCGGCCTCCGGGTCGCCGCCGCCCACCGCGTCGGGTCGCTCGTCGTCGGCGACCTGGCCCTTGTGGCCGCCGTCGCCGCTGCGCACCGGGCCGAGGCGTTCGCCGCGTGCGAGCGTCTGGTCGAGGAGATCAAGCGCACCGTCCCCATTTGGAAGCGCCAGTACCTGGCCGACGGCGAGACGGAGTGGGTCGGTCTGTGA
- the moaCB gene encoding bifunctional molybdenum cofactor biosynthesis protein MoaC/MoaB codes for MTGLTHLDDDGRARMVDVGDKATTKRVATATATFTTRPDVIALVQADGLPKADVIATARIAGIAAAKRTSELIPLCHQLALSSVSLDFAFTEDSIVITATAKTTGQTGVEMEALTAASIAGLTLHDMVKAVDPASVLGDIRLLEKSGGKRGNWTPEASEPIEAPGVRTVRPRTAAVIVASTAGAAGTREDLTGPRISAWLSEHDYAVDAVTVVSDADVHLAITAALDAAPAVLITTGGTGLSPSDRTPEATQPHLDRELPGISEAIRTLGSTKTPTAALSRGLAGVSGGTVVVNLPGSTGGVKDGLAVLDGLLDHLVAQIAGGGAHE; via the coding sequence ATGACCGGGCTCACACACCTCGACGACGACGGCCGCGCACGCATGGTCGATGTCGGCGACAAGGCCACGACGAAGCGGGTCGCGACGGCGACGGCGACGTTCACCACCCGCCCGGACGTGATCGCGCTCGTCCAGGCGGACGGTCTGCCGAAGGCGGACGTCATCGCGACCGCGCGCATCGCGGGGATCGCGGCGGCCAAGCGGACGAGCGAGCTCATCCCGCTGTGCCACCAGCTCGCGCTGTCGTCGGTGAGCCTCGACTTCGCCTTCACCGAGGACTCGATCGTCATCACCGCGACGGCGAAGACCACCGGCCAAACCGGGGTCGAGATGGAGGCCCTGACGGCCGCTTCGATCGCCGGCCTGACGCTGCACGACATGGTCAAGGCCGTCGACCCGGCCTCGGTCCTCGGCGACATCCGGCTGCTCGAGAAGTCCGGCGGCAAGCGCGGGAACTGGACGCCGGAAGCGTCGGAGCCGATCGAAGCACCTGGTGTGCGAACGGTCCGCCCGCGAACCGCGGCCGTCATCGTCGCGTCGACCGCCGGCGCGGCGGGCACGCGCGAAGACCTCACGGGGCCGCGCATCTCCGCCTGGTTGTCCGAGCACGACTACGCGGTGGATGCGGTGACGGTCGTGTCCGACGCCGACGTGCACCTCGCGATCACGGCAGCCCTGGACGCCGCGCCCGCGGTGCTCATCACGACGGGCGGCACCGGCCTCTCGCCGAGCGATCGCACCCCGGAGGCGACGCAGCCCCACCTCGACCGCGAACTGCCCGGCATCTCGGAGGCGATCCGCACCCTCGGGTCGACCAAGACCCCGACCGCGGCGCTCAGTCGCGGGCTCGCGGGGGTCTCAGGCGGCACCGTCGTGGTGAACCTGCCGGGGTCGACCGGCGGCGTCAAGGACGGGCTCGCGGTCCTCGACGGCTTGCTCGATCACCTCGTCGCCCAGATCGCCGGAGGTGGCGCGCATGAGTGA
- a CDS encoding molybdopterin molybdotransferase MoeA produces the protein MTTPAPTSRKTVEQHASDVAALLDDVTDTGAEHVPIDEAAARVTAVAVPSPVDLPLFRNSQMDGFAVRAADLSGDETRLRVMGEIAARPIDPAPLEPGTSVRIMTGAVVPPGADVVVPVEESEVETDSHGVETVVLGRPRNGGERPVGLFVRERGSDVRAGEELLPAGVRLASRHLAVLAAAGITTVEVRRRVRVAIVTTGAELVEPGETPTLGQTFDSNGTALAAAVVAAGAEVAARARVVDDADVLLALLDDLHGEVDLILTSGGISMGEHEVVRDVLGPSGGWIGSVAMQPGGPQALGAHRGVPIIAFPGNPVSTQLSFEVFVAPVLRRVAGLPQASRVPAELAVAARSVPGKRQFLRGRRRDDGRVEPVAGPGSHLVAGLAASDVLIVIPEDTLELDAGDAVEAWAL, from the coding sequence ATGACGACGCCAGCGCCCACGAGTCGGAAGACCGTCGAGCAACACGCCTCCGACGTCGCAGCCCTCCTCGACGACGTGACCGACACCGGCGCCGAGCACGTGCCGATCGACGAGGCCGCAGCTCGGGTGACGGCCGTGGCGGTGCCGTCACCGGTCGACCTGCCACTGTTCCGCAACTCGCAGATGGACGGTTTCGCGGTTCGGGCAGCAGACCTCTCGGGTGATGAGACGCGACTGCGGGTGATGGGCGAGATCGCCGCGCGCCCGATCGACCCGGCGCCGCTCGAGCCGGGGACCTCGGTGCGCATCATGACGGGCGCGGTCGTTCCGCCGGGTGCGGACGTCGTCGTGCCGGTCGAGGAGAGCGAGGTCGAGACGGATTCCCACGGTGTCGAGACCGTCGTCCTCGGTCGTCCGCGCAACGGCGGCGAGCGCCCCGTGGGGCTGTTCGTCCGGGAGCGCGGGAGCGACGTCCGCGCCGGTGAGGAGCTGCTGCCGGCCGGCGTCCGCCTCGCTTCACGACACCTCGCCGTGTTGGCTGCGGCCGGGATCACGACCGTCGAGGTGCGTCGGCGGGTGCGGGTCGCGATCGTCACGACCGGTGCCGAACTCGTCGAACCCGGCGAGACGCCGACGCTCGGCCAGACCTTCGACTCCAACGGGACCGCGCTGGCGGCCGCCGTCGTCGCAGCCGGGGCCGAGGTCGCCGCTCGTGCGCGCGTCGTCGACGATGCCGACGTCCTGCTCGCGCTGCTCGACGACCTCCACGGCGAGGTCGATCTCATCCTCACCTCAGGCGGGATCTCCATGGGAGAACACGAGGTCGTCCGTGACGTCCTCGGGCCATCGGGCGGCTGGATCGGCTCGGTCGCGATGCAGCCAGGCGGTCCGCAGGCGCTCGGTGCCCACCGGGGTGTCCCGATCATCGCGTTCCCCGGCAACCCGGTGAGCACCCAGCTCTCGTTCGAGGTCTTCGTCGCTCCGGTCCTCCGCCGGGTCGCCGGGCTGCCGCAGGCGTCGCGTGTGCCGGCCGAACTCGCGGTGGCCGCGCGCTCGGTGCCCGGCAAGCGACAGTTCCTCCGCGGACGCCGACGAGACGACGGCCGGGTCGAACCGGTCGCAGGCCCCGGCTCCCACCTCGTGGCCGGGCTCGCGGCGTCCGACGTGCTGATCGTGATCCCGGAGGACACCCTCGAACTCGACGCCGGTGACGCTGTGGAAGCATGGGCACTATGA
- a CDS encoding ThiF family adenylyltransferase produces the protein MSSTARYARQLALPGFGPAAQHRLADARVLIVGAGGLGSIVIPALAAAGVGSGEGAIHLVDDDTVELSNLHRQTVHSTADVGRPKVDSAADRALAVNTDATILRHRLRLGPGEIMGLLADAEIDLVIDGSDNFETRYLVDDAATLADVPLVWGAVSQYGGQAGLSWSSRGPRYRDLFPHPPTDGSVLSCEAGGVLPTTVGVIGSIMATEAIKVLTGVGTLSLGRVTMFDGLSGGFRELRYERDPAGAREVSLDEHLHRTPGGDAASAAAAAPHEPRHAGRTITAPQLAASDDEAVLLDVREPWEAEIARLPGSTLMPLGSLPETLHGLDPETPVVVYCHHGIRSESALRLLLERGYSAVHLEGGIDAWSRLVDPTVPRY, from the coding sequence ATGTCCTCGACCGCGCGGTACGCCAGGCAGCTCGCCCTCCCCGGGTTCGGACCAGCGGCGCAGCATCGCCTCGCAGACGCACGGGTACTGATCGTCGGCGCGGGTGGCCTCGGCAGCATCGTCATCCCGGCGCTGGCCGCTGCCGGTGTCGGTTCCGGCGAAGGCGCGATCCACCTCGTGGACGACGACACGGTCGAGCTCAGCAATCTGCATCGGCAGACCGTCCACAGCACCGCGGACGTCGGCCGTCCGAAGGTCGACTCCGCCGCCGACCGCGCCCTCGCCGTCAACACCGACGCGACGATCCTCAGACACCGCCTCCGCCTCGGACCCGGCGAGATCATGGGCCTCCTGGCCGACGCGGAGATCGACCTCGTCATCGACGGCAGCGACAACTTCGAGACCCGGTATCTGGTCGACGACGCCGCGACGCTCGCCGACGTCCCGCTCGTCTGGGGTGCGGTCTCGCAGTACGGCGGGCAGGCCGGGCTCAGCTGGTCGTCCCGCGGCCCGCGCTACCGCGACCTCTTCCCCCACCCGCCGACGGACGGTTCGGTGCTCTCCTGCGAGGCCGGCGGCGTCCTGCCCACCACGGTCGGGGTCATCGGGTCCATCATGGCGACCGAGGCGATCAAGGTGCTCACCGGGGTCGGGACCCTCTCGCTCGGCCGTGTGACGATGTTCGACGGACTGAGCGGCGGGTTCCGCGAACTCCGGTACGAGCGAGACCCCGCGGGCGCCCGAGAGGTGTCGCTGGACGAGCACCTGCACCGGACGCCGGGAGGGGATGCGGCGAGCGCCGCAGCGGCAGCACCCCACGAACCGCGACACGCCGGACGCACGATCACCGCGCCACAGCTGGCGGCGAGCGACGACGAGGCCGTCCTGCTCGACGTCCGGGAGCCGTGGGAGGCGGAGATCGCCCGGTTGCCCGGTTCGACGCTGATGCCGCTCGGCTCGCTCCCCGAGACACTCCACGGTCTCGACCCCGAGACGCCCGTGGTCGTCTACTGCCACCACGGCATCCGGTCCGAGTCAGCGCTCCGCCTGCTCCTCGAGCGCGGCTACTCCGCAGTCCATCTCGAAGGCGGCATCGACGCGTGGTCGCGCCTCGTGGACCCGACCGTCCCCCGCTACTGA
- a CDS encoding VOC family protein yields the protein MSCRISELVLDCRDPEALARFWCEVLDFVVLDRDEDGVEIGARDGFGGSQPTIILSRSDDPPQPKSKLHIDVSPTDRDQDAELERLLALGARPTDIGQTGDESWHVLADPEGNAFCLLRTPVKPV from the coding sequence ATGTCATGTCGCATCAGTGAACTCGTCCTGGACTGCCGCGATCCGGAAGCGCTCGCCCGCTTCTGGTGCGAGGTCCTCGACTTCGTCGTGCTCGACCGAGACGAGGACGGGGTGGAGATCGGAGCCCGGGACGGCTTCGGTGGATCGCAGCCGACGATCATCCTCAGCCGCAGCGACGACCCGCCGCAGCCGAAGTCGAAGCTCCACATCGACGTCAGCCCGACCGACCGCGACCAGGACGCCGAGCTCGAGCGACTGCTGGCCCTCGGTGCACGCCCGACGGACATCGGGCAGACGGGCGACGAGTCGTGGCACGTGCTCGCCGATCCCGAGGGCAACGCCTTCTGCCTCCTGCGCACACCGGTCAAGCCGGTCTGA
- a CDS encoding TetR/AcrR family transcriptional regulator, whose product MPRAGLSRTRVVDEAAELADEVGLEGLTLAALAERLGVRQPSLYKHLDSLAGLRRSISLQAKGELGDVLRRAAVGRSGADAITVMAGAYREWALKHPARYTAAQWIAGPEDEEDTAASLGAIQVISDVLTAYELRGDDAIDAIRAFRSTLHGFVSLEAAGSFGLDRDLDRSFDRLVRGFVITLTDWAETDRGVSDGR is encoded by the coding sequence GTGCCTAGGGCGGGACTCAGCCGCACGCGCGTGGTGGACGAAGCGGCTGAACTCGCCGACGAAGTGGGGCTCGAGGGGCTGACCCTCGCCGCCCTCGCCGAACGGCTCGGCGTCCGGCAGCCCTCGCTCTACAAACACCTCGACTCGCTCGCCGGACTCCGCCGGAGCATCTCCCTCCAGGCGAAGGGCGAACTCGGCGACGTCCTACGGCGCGCGGCCGTCGGCCGTTCGGGCGCGGACGCGATCACGGTGATGGCCGGGGCCTACCGGGAGTGGGCCCTGAAGCACCCGGCACGCTATACGGCCGCGCAGTGGATCGCCGGGCCGGAGGACGAGGAGGACACGGCGGCATCGCTCGGCGCCATCCAGGTCATCAGCGACGTCCTCACAGCCTATGAACTTCGCGGCGACGACGCCATCGACGCGATCCGCGCGTTCCGGTCCACCCTTCATGGCTTCGTCTCGCTCGAGGCGGCCGGCTCCTTCGGCCTCGATCGAGACCTCGACCGCAGCTTCGACCGCCTCGTCCGTGGCTTCGTGATCACACTGACCGACTGGGCCGAGACGGACCGTGGCGTGTCCGACGGTCGATAG
- a CDS encoding alpha/beta fold hydrolase, with translation MNTNPASTGPATRHLDRPEGKIAYELQGDGPLVVLVPGMGELRSSYRFLAPALVQAGYRVASTDLRGHGDSDTTFSSYGDVATASDVHALIRELGTPAVIVGNSLAAGAGVIVAAEHPDDVSGLVLVGPFVRNPKASGFMLALFRAMMAPLWVARVWKAYLPTLNAGRKPVDFDDHLAAVFASLRRPAYGKAFSQTTRQTDHAPAEAALPGVSAPTLVIMGTEDPDFPDPAAEARWIGDTLQAEVVLVEDAGHYPQAQQPEVTSQAVLGFLQSALHRA, from the coding sequence ATGAACACGAACCCGGCATCGACAGGGCCCGCCACCCGCCACCTCGACCGTCCCGAGGGCAAGATCGCCTACGAGCTCCAGGGCGACGGCCCGCTCGTCGTCCTCGTCCCGGGAATGGGCGAGCTCCGCTCCTCCTACCGCTTCCTCGCCCCCGCACTCGTCCAGGCCGGCTACCGCGTCGCCTCCACCGACCTCCGTGGTCACGGCGACAGCGACACGACGTTCTCGTCCTACGGCGATGTCGCGACCGCCTCGGACGTCCACGCCCTCATCCGCGAACTGGGCACCCCGGCCGTCATCGTCGGCAACTCCCTCGCTGCCGGCGCGGGCGTGATCGTCGCCGCCGAGCACCCCGACGATGTGTCCGGTCTCGTGCTCGTCGGGCCCTTCGTCCGCAACCCGAAGGCGAGCGGGTTCATGCTCGCCTTGTTCCGCGCCATGATGGCTCCGCTGTGGGTCGCACGGGTCTGGAAGGCCTACCTCCCCACGTTGAACGCGGGCCGGAAGCCGGTCGACTTCGACGACCACCTCGCCGCCGTCTTCGCGAGCCTGCGTCGCCCCGCCTACGGCAAGGCCTTCTCGCAGACGACGAGACAGACCGACCACGCCCCGGCCGAGGCTGCGCTCCCCGGCGTGAGCGCTCCGACGCTCGTGATCATGGGCACCGAGGACCCCGACTTCCCCGACCCCGCGGCAGAGGCCCGCTGGATCGGCGACACCCTGCAGGCGGAGGTCGTCCTCGTCGAGGACGCCGGCCACTACCCGCAGGCCCAACAGCCCGAGGTCACCTCGCAGGCCGTCCTCGGCTTCCTCCAGTCGGCGCTGCACCGTGCCTAG
- a CDS encoding DUF6510 family protein: protein MTSHLDGNVLAGTLSELTGTDPSDTMSQCLGCRDVSPLAAELVFGTPDAWVVRCRHCDDVLLVVLHHEETTRVTLDGVRWWTDLGRRASPTLVRPFLGERNFCRPKMGE from the coding sequence ATGACCTCGCATCTGGACGGGAACGTCCTCGCCGGCACCCTGTCGGAACTGACCGGCACCGACCCGAGCGACACGATGTCACAGTGCCTCGGGTGCCGCGACGTCTCGCCCCTCGCCGCGGAGCTGGTGTTCGGCACCCCGGACGCGTGGGTGGTGCGCTGTCGACACTGCGACGACGTCCTGCTCGTCGTCCTCCATCACGAGGAGACCACGCGCGTCACCCTCGACGGCGTCCGCTGGTGGACGGACCTCGGCCGACGCGCCTCTCCCACGCTCGTTCGCCCATTCTTGGGCGAACGGAACTTCTGTCGCCCAAAGATGGGCGAATGA